A stretch of Roseibium porphyridii DNA encodes these proteins:
- a CDS encoding phosphoenolpyruvate hydrolase family protein, with translation MFDRRELVSRYRGMIARGEPIIGGGAGTGLSAKGEEAGGIDLIVIYNSGRYRMAGRGSLAGLMPYGDANSVVMEMAGEVLPVVRNTPVLAGVCASDPFRLMDRFLDEVKMAGFSGVQNFPTVGLIDGNFRANLEETGMSYQLEVDMIRMAHEKDLLTTPYVFSTKDAAAMAAAGADIIVCHLGLTTGGSIGAETSLKLTDCPQIVDEWSEAALEVNPDAIVLVHGGPVAMPDDAEFVLKNTRNCHGFYGASSMERLPTEIALVEQTKKFKEIRGS, from the coding sequence ATGTTTGATCGCAGGGAACTTGTTTCCAGGTACCGCGGCATGATCGCCAGGGGCGAGCCAATCATCGGCGGTGGCGCGGGCACCGGATTGTCAGCCAAGGGCGAGGAAGCGGGCGGCATTGACCTGATCGTTATCTACAATTCCGGCCGGTACAGGATGGCGGGGCGGGGCAGTCTTGCCGGGCTTATGCCTTATGGCGACGCCAATTCAGTGGTGATGGAAATGGCGGGTGAGGTCCTGCCGGTTGTGCGTAACACACCGGTCCTTGCAGGCGTCTGCGCTTCGGATCCTTTCAGGCTCATGGACCGGTTTCTGGACGAAGTGAAAATGGCAGGTTTCTCTGGCGTTCAGAACTTCCCGACGGTTGGCCTTATCGACGGAAACTTCCGGGCAAATCTGGAAGAAACCGGCATGTCCTATCAGCTTGAAGTGGACATGATCCGGATGGCTCATGAAAAGGACCTTCTGACGACGCCTTATGTCTTTTCAACCAAGGACGCGGCCGCAATGGCTGCTGCGGGAGCCGATATCATCGTCTGTCACCTTGGGCTGACGACTGGCGGCAGCATCGGTGCTGAAACATCCCTGAAACTGACGGACTGTCCGCAGATCGTCGATGAATGGTCCGAAGCAGCTCTTGAGGTCAATCCGGATGCCATTGTTCTTGTCCATGGCGGCCCGGTCGCCATGCCGGACGACGCGGAATTCGTTCTGAAGAATACGCGCAACTGTCACGGGTTTTACGGTGCGTCTTCTATGGAACGCCTGCCGACCGAAATCGCTCTTGTCGAACAAACCAAAAAATTCAAGGAAATCCGCGGCTCTTGA
- a CDS encoding ABC transporter permease, protein MDMADRSAPALEIRDLNVYYGHSHALQGVDLTLDHGVLSVVGRNGMGKTTTCKAIMGLVPVAAGTISLAGRNLAGLGPAEIARLGVGYVPQGRRLWRSLTVDEHLKLVARRGGDWTPERVYSVFPRLAERRSNGGAQLSGGEQQMLAIGRALLLNPKLLVMDEPTEGLAPVIVNQVAEMLVRLGQEGDIDVLVIEQNIGVACAVADQVAIMVNGKINRIMPSAQLAADRDLQQALLGVGRHAHDETPAPARVSDSATGTPSVPSVARIYVSNPKIPTRWSNPVPVRVIESSARTSTAAAVPSASVTPLSAQRARAGATVYVAGTLDTKGEELRYMRDVLKAESLSVQLIDLSTSGKPSGAEVPPHAVAAFHPRGASGVFTGDRGSAVAAMTLAFERWMEAQSGVAGIISAGGSGGTALVTPAMRTLPVGVPKIMISTVASGNVEQYVGPSDIMMLHSVADVQGLNSITREVLGNGAGALAGAVRARSKRKPVLDAKPAVGLTMFGVTTPCVQQVTAALENDFDCLVFHATGVGGRSMEKLMDSGMLAAIVDLTTTEICDMVAGGVFAANEDRFGASIRAGLPYIGSCGALDMVNFNAPDTVPERYRGRIFYEHNPQITLMRTTVEENVEMGRWIGQRLNEMTAPVRFFLPEGGVSLLDAPGMAFHDPAADEALFKSLEDTVRQTSERRLIRVPHNINDPEFADLIVTAFRGFHSSRRSRAAGD, encoded by the coding sequence TTGGACATGGCTGACCGCTCCGCACCCGCGCTCGAAATCAGAGACCTGAATGTCTACTACGGTCACTCACATGCCCTACAGGGTGTCGACCTGACACTTGACCACGGTGTGTTGTCCGTCGTTGGACGAAACGGCATGGGCAAGACCACAACCTGCAAGGCGATCATGGGGCTTGTGCCGGTAGCTGCTGGCACAATCAGCCTGGCAGGCCGAAATCTTGCGGGATTGGGCCCGGCGGAAATTGCCCGCCTGGGTGTTGGATATGTTCCGCAAGGTCGCCGTTTGTGGCGTTCGCTGACTGTTGACGAACACCTGAAACTGGTGGCTCGCAGAGGAGGCGACTGGACCCCAGAACGCGTTTACTCCGTCTTTCCGAGGTTGGCCGAACGTCGATCAAACGGAGGCGCGCAGCTTTCCGGCGGTGAGCAGCAAATGCTGGCAATCGGGCGGGCACTGCTTCTCAACCCCAAACTCCTCGTGATGGACGAGCCGACCGAAGGTCTGGCGCCTGTTATCGTCAATCAGGTTGCCGAGATGCTTGTGCGGCTCGGGCAGGAAGGCGACATCGACGTTCTGGTGATTGAACAGAACATCGGAGTCGCCTGTGCAGTTGCCGATCAGGTGGCCATTATGGTCAACGGCAAGATCAACCGGATCATGCCGTCAGCTCAACTGGCCGCAGATCGGGACCTTCAGCAGGCGCTTCTTGGTGTTGGCCGTCACGCTCACGACGAGACCCCGGCGCCTGCAAGGGTCTCGGATTCAGCGACAGGAACCCCCAGCGTTCCTTCGGTAGCCAGGATTTATGTTTCCAACCCGAAGATCCCCACACGCTGGTCGAATCCGGTTCCGGTCAGGGTGATTGAAAGTTCGGCGCGAACAAGCACCGCCGCCGCGGTTCCCTCTGCATCTGTGACGCCCCTGTCTGCGCAAAGAGCGAGGGCTGGGGCAACTGTCTATGTGGCAGGAACGCTGGATACCAAGGGTGAAGAGCTTCGCTACATGCGCGATGTCTTGAAAGCAGAAAGCCTGTCCGTTCAGTTGATCGATCTTTCAACGAGCGGCAAGCCTTCGGGCGCGGAAGTACCTCCCCATGCGGTCGCAGCATTTCACCCGCGCGGGGCGAGCGGTGTTTTCACCGGAGATCGTGGTTCTGCAGTCGCTGCGATGACACTTGCATTTGAGCGCTGGATGGAAGCCCAGTCAGGCGTTGCGGGGATCATCTCCGCCGGCGGATCCGGAGGAACGGCTTTGGTCACCCCGGCCATGCGCACGCTGCCGGTTGGCGTTCCCAAGATCATGATTTCAACGGTCGCAAGCGGAAATGTCGAGCAATATGTCGGCCCGTCGGACATCATGATGCTGCATTCGGTTGCCGATGTTCAGGGGCTGAACTCAATCACGCGCGAAGTGCTTGGCAATGGTGCCGGTGCGCTCGCAGGAGCTGTCAGGGCACGCTCGAAACGCAAACCTGTTCTGGATGCCAAGCCTGCTGTCGGCCTGACCATGTTCGGCGTTACGACACCTTGCGTGCAACAGGTCACCGCGGCCTTGGAAAATGACTTCGACTGCCTGGTCTTTCATGCCACAGGCGTGGGCGGCCGCTCCATGGAAAAACTCATGGACAGCGGCATGCTGGCTGCCATTGTCGATCTTACGACAACGGAAATCTGTGACATGGTCGCTGGCGGTGTCTTTGCCGCCAACGAAGACCGTTTCGGCGCTTCGATCCGCGCCGGGCTGCCATACATCGGCTCGTGCGGCGCACTGGACATGGTGAATTTCAATGCGCCAGACACAGTGCCGGAAAGATATCGCGGACGCATTTTCTATGAGCACAATCCGCAAATCACCTTGATGCGAACAACGGTTGAGGAAAACGTCGAGATGGGACGCTGGATTGGCCAGCGCCTCAACGAGATGACAGCGCCTGTGCGGTTTTTCCTGCCTGAAGGCGGTGTGTCCCTGCTTGATGCACCAGGCATGGCCTTCCATGACCCAGCCGCTGACGAAGCACTGTTCAAATCCCTTGAAGACACTGTGCGCCAGACGAGCGAGCGCAGGTTGATCAGGGTACCTCACAACATCAACGACCCCGAATTCGCCGATCTGATCGTCACGGCGTTCCGGGGCTTTCATTCCAGCCGGCGCAGCCGAGCAGCAGGAGACTGA
- a CDS encoding ABC transporter ATP-binding protein, whose translation MTLLDRASSSVSDRLSATGTANALELRNVSKMFGALAALSDIDMTVKPGERRAVLGSNGAGKTTLFNCITGDFAPTTGSIRFFGEEVAAFPAQERIRRGLRRTYQISLLFTGLSVLDNVYLACCGVSRGRFSFVRPGRDDALMASAENLVQVVHLDELRDTKVADLSYGQQRQLEIAMALSGAPRFILFDEPAAGLSPTERRELIEILTGLPSHMGFIIIEHDMDVALRVAESVTMMHNGRIFKEGKPAEIEDDEEVQALYLGGEEGLGHG comes from the coding sequence TTGACCCTGCTTGATCGTGCCAGTTCCTCAGTTTCCGATCGCTTGAGCGCAACCGGGACAGCCAATGCGCTGGAACTTCGCAACGTCAGCAAGATGTTTGGCGCGCTGGCAGCGCTCTCAGATATCGACATGACGGTCAAGCCCGGTGAGAGGCGTGCGGTGCTTGGGTCCAACGGTGCCGGCAAGACAACGCTGTTCAATTGCATCACGGGCGACTTCGCCCCGACCACGGGATCTATCCGGTTTTTCGGCGAGGAAGTCGCAGCGTTTCCGGCTCAGGAACGCATTCGGCGTGGTTTGCGCAGAACCTATCAGATATCCCTGCTGTTCACCGGCTTGAGCGTTCTGGACAACGTCTATCTGGCGTGCTGCGGTGTCTCGCGCGGTCGGTTTTCTTTCGTCCGGCCTGGACGGGATGACGCGTTGATGGCCAGCGCGGAAAACCTTGTTCAGGTGGTGCACCTGGATGAGTTGCGCGACACCAAGGTGGCAGACCTTTCCTATGGTCAGCAGCGGCAGCTGGAAATTGCCATGGCGCTGTCCGGCGCACCGCGTTTCATTCTGTTTGATGAACCTGCCGCGGGATTGTCACCCACTGAACGGCGCGAACTGATCGAGATACTCACCGGTCTTCCCAGCCACATGGGGTTCATCATCATCGAGCACGACATGGATGTCGCCCTGCGCGTCGCGGAGTCCGTCACGATGATGCACAACGGACGGATCTTCAAGGAAGGCAAACCGGCTGAAATTGAAGACGACGAAGAGGTGCAGGCTCTCTATCTCGGCGGCGAGGAGGGGCTTGGACATGGCTGA
- a CDS encoding branched-chain amino acid ABC transporter permease yields MALAETNSTSRTHNAQDRVWFERIPASYWVVGIVLLIMPAFASDFALYQVFGWTFILGMISLSLMFLGGYGGMVSLVQMSIAGLAGYMVAIFGDSAITDISMGWPWYVAIPLALIVAMLFGTIVGSLAVRTEGIYTIMITLAVAAAFFYFTRQNYVVFNGFSGFNGVLPPDLFGVDWRQSKPFYYLTLFWAAVAYFSVLYISRAPFGLALQGVRDNPRRMAALGYSVNAHRIAAYAFAALIAGTGGILLTWQSAQISPGTAGIGPAIDILVIAVIGGMSRPIGPFIGAFIYVLLKTFAIDVLLSVGLSGERFQLLIGLGFLAIVFFSPDGLLGLWDRWQDYRKRDPLLDRGEDMR; encoded by the coding sequence ATGGCGCTGGCGGAAACCAATTCCACATCCAGAACACATAATGCACAGGACAGGGTCTGGTTTGAGCGGATTCCGGCAAGCTATTGGGTTGTCGGCATCGTCCTCTTGATCATGCCTGCTTTTGCAAGCGACTTCGCACTTTATCAGGTCTTCGGCTGGACCTTCATCCTTGGCATGATTTCGCTCAGCCTGATGTTCCTGGGTGGTTATGGCGGCATGGTTAGTCTGGTTCAGATGTCCATTGCCGGCCTTGCCGGATACATGGTGGCTATTTTCGGTGACAGTGCGATCACCGATATCAGTATGGGTTGGCCCTGGTATGTCGCGATCCCGTTGGCGCTGATCGTGGCCATGCTTTTCGGCACGATTGTTGGCTCTCTCGCAGTGCGGACCGAGGGCATCTATACCATCATGATTACGCTCGCAGTGGCTGCGGCGTTCTTCTATTTCACGCGCCAGAATTACGTCGTGTTCAACGGGTTTTCCGGCTTCAACGGCGTTTTGCCGCCCGATCTCTTCGGTGTCGACTGGCGACAAAGCAAACCGTTCTACTACTTGACCTTGTTCTGGGCAGCCGTTGCCTATTTTTCGGTGCTTTATATCTCCCGGGCTCCATTCGGGCTCGCACTCCAAGGGGTGCGCGACAATCCCCGACGGATGGCGGCGTTGGGGTACAGCGTCAACGCACACCGGATTGCAGCCTACGCATTTGCTGCACTGATCGCTGGGACGGGAGGCATTCTACTCACCTGGCAGTCCGCGCAGATTTCGCCGGGTACCGCGGGCATCGGACCGGCAATCGATATTCTCGTGATTGCTGTCATAGGCGGTATGAGCCGGCCGATCGGCCCCTTTATCGGAGCGTTCATCTATGTCCTTCTGAAGACATTTGCCATTGATGTCCTGCTGTCAGTTGGTTTGAGCGGAGAACGTTTTCAGCTGCTCATCGGTCTCGGTTTCCTGGCAATTGTCTTCTTTTCGCCGGACGGTCTTCTCGGGCTCTGGGATCGTTGGCAGGACTACCGCAAGCGCGACCCGCTCCTTGATCGAGGGGAGGACATGCGTTGA
- a CDS encoding branched-chain amino acid ABC transporter permease, with product MRAFASRHPGWTIVILLAVAVLIWLIFAIWPKGLVDVIGRKKVFLNALFNGITLGGLYFLVASGFTLIFGLMRNVNLAHGSLYLLGGYIGYFVASSTGYWVLAFPVAFVLVAAVGVLMQIFIFRRMEGQDLRQTLVTIGISIVMADLMLWGVGGDFYNITPPSWLSGPMETLLVTGVKRSSGDLIYLKYPVVRVVIFLASVVIGIAMWLILNRTQIGMMIRAGVDDRDMLSATGARIQLVFVGVFAFGAGLAGIAGVVGGTFQSVAPGEDIRFLLASLVVVIVGGMGSITGAALGALLIGLAEQFGSVYFPTYAVVLTFLIMVLVLAFRPQGLMGRS from the coding sequence ATGAGGGCCTTCGCATCACGGCATCCTGGATGGACGATTGTCATCCTGCTGGCGGTCGCAGTCCTGATCTGGCTGATTTTTGCGATCTGGCCGAAGGGGCTGGTCGATGTGATCGGCCGCAAGAAAGTGTTTCTCAACGCCTTGTTCAACGGCATCACGCTCGGTGGACTGTATTTTCTGGTCGCCAGCGGGTTCACGCTCATTTTCGGCCTCATGCGCAACGTCAATCTCGCGCATGGATCCCTTTACCTGCTCGGCGGATATATCGGCTACTTCGTTGCGTCTTCCACAGGGTACTGGGTGCTGGCCTTTCCTGTCGCGTTTGTGCTCGTGGCGGCCGTCGGTGTCCTCATGCAGATTTTCATCTTCCGCCGCATGGAAGGACAAGATCTCAGGCAGACACTCGTCACCATCGGAATTTCGATCGTCATGGCAGATCTCATGCTTTGGGGCGTGGGTGGAGATTTTTACAACATCACGCCACCAAGCTGGTTGAGCGGTCCGATGGAAACGCTTCTGGTGACAGGTGTGAAACGCTCTTCCGGCGATCTCATTTACCTCAAGTACCCCGTTGTGCGTGTGGTCATCTTCCTGGCCTCCGTCGTCATTGGAATTGCCATGTGGCTGATCTTGAACCGGACGCAGATCGGAATGATGATCCGTGCCGGCGTCGATGACCGGGACATGCTGTCGGCAACAGGTGCACGCATTCAACTTGTCTTTGTCGGTGTCTTCGCCTTTGGCGCTGGTCTTGCGGGCATCGCAGGTGTTGTCGGCGGCACGTTTCAATCCGTGGCACCGGGCGAAGACATTCGCTTTCTGCTGGCCTCGCTTGTGGTCGTGATTGTCGGCGGTATGGGGTCGATCACCGGTGCCGCGCTCGGCGCATTGCTGATCGGTCTGGCCGAGCAGTTCGGCTCTGTCTATTTCCCGACTTATGCGGTTGTTCTGACATTTCTGATCATGGTGCTGGTGCTTGCTTTCCGCCCGCAGGGCCTCATGGGGAGGTCTTGA
- a CDS encoding helix-turn-helix domain-containing protein, with amino-acid sequence MSEAISVHHGEFGRAALYKLDKPIVTHAHREGHLIFYLSGAEAKVSVSGKWVPADKHTGVAVSPWEQHSFHLKNASTAEACLCLVLYIKPIWFLENSQSAEFALNFGRSHVSMTPDVMNWVKRLTSLLLDGGNDHLFDGYLYRTTLQCFEQSWRNADRSSVLEDSKRRFTDYRVRRSLRLMQENYTEEVEVEWLAREVGLSRPHFFKLFKKQMGITPNLYLNTLRAEQAISDLMTTDKSVTEISYDLGFSSQASFTRFFSSNVGIPPSDYRRVAHVE; translated from the coding sequence ATGAGCGAGGCGATCTCCGTTCACCACGGTGAGTTCGGTCGGGCAGCGCTTTATAAGCTGGACAAGCCGATCGTGACGCACGCACATCGAGAAGGTCATTTGATCTTCTATTTGAGCGGTGCCGAAGCAAAGGTCAGCGTATCGGGAAAGTGGGTGCCGGCCGACAAACACACAGGCGTGGCCGTCAGTCCCTGGGAACAGCACAGCTTCCATTTGAAAAATGCATCGACTGCAGAAGCATGTCTGTGCCTCGTGCTCTACATCAAACCAATCTGGTTTCTGGAAAACAGCCAGTCTGCGGAGTTCGCGCTGAACTTCGGAAGATCTCATGTCTCCATGACGCCGGATGTCATGAATTGGGTGAAGCGGCTGACGTCGCTGCTGCTGGATGGCGGCAATGATCATCTGTTTGATGGATATCTCTACCGCACAACGCTTCAGTGTTTCGAGCAATCCTGGCGCAATGCCGATCGCAGTTCGGTGCTGGAAGACAGCAAGCGGCGTTTTACCGATTATCGCGTCCGTCGTTCTCTGCGTCTCATGCAGGAAAACTACACTGAAGAAGTTGAGGTGGAGTGGCTTGCCCGTGAAGTCGGACTGTCGCGTCCGCATTTCTTCAAGCTTTTCAAGAAGCAAATGGGCATCACACCCAATCTCTATTTGAACACGCTAAGGGCGGAGCAGGCGATTTCGGATCTGATGACGACCGACAAGTCGGTCACAGAAATCAGTTACGATCTCGGCTTTTCCTCGCAGGCAAGCTTCACGCGGTTCTTCTCTTCCAATGTCGGCATTCCGCCAAGCGACTATCGCAGGGTTGCTCATGTCGAATAG
- a CDS encoding aldehyde dehydrogenase family protein yields the protein MKPLLIDGAWVTTAHAEENRNPSNTNDVIDLYAHAGRAETQAAIEAAARAVPAWASTTPQFRFDILNRVADQVIGRKTEIGTLLSREEGKTLREGIAETERAANIFRFFAGECLRQAGELLPSVRPGVSVEVTREPLGVIGIITPWNFPMAIPSWKIAPALCYGNTVVFKPAELVPGCAWVLADILQSAGVPKGVFNLVTGQGSVVGNTILEAENVEAVTFTGSQGVGSHVAQACIRHMRKLQLEMGGKNPLVVLDDADLDLAVDCAVDGAFYSTGQRCTASSRLIVTEGIYGRFIEKLTERCRALKVGDALDAETDIGPVASAAQLETDLKYIEIARAQGGNLRAGGDLVKGSNEGYFLRPALFTDTTNDMRINREEVFGPVASVIRVRDFEEALATANDTEFGLCSGIMTTSLRYASQFRKESRAGVVMVNLPTAGVDYHVPFGGRKSSSYGPREQGRYAAEFFSTVKTSYIRA from the coding sequence ATGAAGCCTCTCTTGATTGACGGCGCTTGGGTCACGACAGCGCATGCGGAGGAAAACCGCAATCCGTCAAATACGAATGACGTGATCGATCTTTATGCCCATGCGGGCAGGGCCGAGACGCAGGCCGCGATAGAGGCGGCAGCCCGCGCCGTTCCGGCCTGGGCGTCCACCACCCCGCAATTCAGGTTCGACATCCTGAACCGTGTGGCAGACCAAGTGATCGGACGGAAAACTGAAATCGGGACGCTTCTGTCGCGTGAGGAAGGCAAGACACTGCGCGAAGGGATTGCGGAAACCGAACGGGCTGCCAATATCTTTCGTTTTTTCGCCGGCGAATGCCTTCGGCAAGCCGGCGAACTTCTTCCGTCCGTCCGCCCCGGTGTGTCGGTTGAAGTCACGCGTGAGCCACTTGGTGTTATCGGGATCATCACGCCCTGGAATTTCCCGATGGCGATACCATCCTGGAAGATTGCCCCGGCTCTTTGTTATGGCAACACCGTGGTTTTCAAGCCAGCTGAACTTGTCCCAGGATGTGCATGGGTGCTGGCTGACATCCTTCAAAGTGCTGGAGTTCCAAAGGGTGTTTTCAACCTGGTCACCGGGCAGGGATCAGTTGTTGGAAATACGATCCTCGAAGCTGAAAATGTTGAAGCCGTCACCTTTACCGGTTCTCAGGGCGTGGGCTCTCACGTCGCGCAGGCTTGCATCAGGCATATGCGCAAGCTGCAGTTGGAAATGGGGGGGAAAAACCCCCTTGTCGTGCTTGACGATGCCGATCTGGATCTGGCGGTCGACTGTGCTGTCGATGGAGCCTTCTATTCAACGGGTCAAAGATGCACGGCCTCTTCCCGGCTCATCGTGACGGAGGGCATCTATGGAAGGTTCATCGAAAAGCTGACCGAAAGATGCCGGGCACTAAAAGTTGGCGATGCATTGGACGCTGAAACCGATATCGGGCCGGTGGCCAGCGCTGCGCAACTGGAAACGGACCTCAAATACATCGAGATCGCGCGCGCTCAAGGAGGCAACCTGCGTGCTGGAGGCGATCTCGTCAAAGGTTCGAACGAGGGCTATTTTCTGCGGCCCGCGCTTTTTACCGATACCACCAATGACATGCGCATCAATCGTGAAGAGGTGTTCGGGCCGGTTGCTTCCGTTATCCGCGTTCGCGATTTTGAAGAAGCGTTGGCTACAGCCAACGATACAGAGTTCGGACTTTGCTCGGGCATAATGACAACGAGCCTCAGATATGCATCCCAATTCAGGAAAGAATCCCGTGCCGGGGTCGTGATGGTCAATCTGCCGACAGCAGGTGTGGACTACCATGTTCCCTTTGGCGGAAGGAAGTCATCGAGCTATGGCCCGAGGGAACAGGGACGTTATGCAGCTGAATTTTTCAGTACAGTAAAAACAAGTTACATCCGAGCCTGA
- a CDS encoding iron-containing alcohol dehydrogenase yields MTLITYVTRVHFADGVLEEALWSEIEVNRKKRPLIITDEPHLNSELFERLLAGLPVRTSLEVFSDIPDIPNETAAKEIATVFRQTERDLLIAFGRNTAIDLAKIARISIAHAEPLETFSYASGGSRRIGTNLPDLYAVPSIQGFGAAVSAHAPVILTSGERTRLMCKKLVPTMTICDPTLTLGAGRIESASAGADAMGRCIEAYLSPGFNPPADGIALDGLGRVVSNLHKVLDEDTVQARRELMAASLNGALALQKGLGTIHAIGCALETVAGRRLDPGALSRLLLPAVLQFNADAAQEKYITLRQVLKSGEDRSPARCVADFLYTLPLPESLAEMGINEEEIRIAADLAASDLAAVQSPRALSSPSLFSIMKSALSNEIQVN; encoded by the coding sequence ATGACGCTCATCACATACGTCACGCGAGTTCATTTCGCCGACGGCGTTTTGGAAGAAGCGCTTTGGTCCGAAATTGAAGTCAATCGCAAAAAGCGTCCCCTGATCATCACGGACGAACCGCATCTGAACAGCGAGCTTTTTGAGCGCTTGCTGGCCGGTTTGCCAGTGCGCACTTCCCTTGAAGTTTTTAGCGATATTCCCGACATTCCGAACGAAACAGCGGCCAAGGAAATTGCGACGGTGTTCCGCCAGACTGAGCGCGACCTGTTGATCGCATTTGGCCGCAATACGGCGATTGACCTGGCCAAGATTGCAAGAATTTCAATCGCCCATGCCGAGCCTCTGGAAACCTTTTCCTATGCCAGCGGCGGATCGAGGCGGATCGGCACAAACCTGCCTGATCTTTATGCGGTGCCGAGCATTCAAGGGTTTGGTGCAGCCGTGAGCGCACATGCACCGGTTATACTGACAAGCGGCGAACGAACCCGCCTGATGTGCAAGAAACTGGTGCCGACCATGACGATCTGCGATCCGACGCTGACCTTGGGTGCAGGTCGGATTGAGAGTGCCAGTGCCGGGGCTGATGCCATGGGCCGGTGCATTGAGGCTTATCTCTCTCCCGGGTTCAACCCGCCCGCTGACGGCATAGCTCTCGACGGCCTCGGCCGTGTTGTCAGCAACCTTCATAAGGTTCTGGACGAGGACACTGTTCAGGCCCGCAGAGAATTGATGGCTGCCAGTCTGAATGGCGCGTTGGCACTTCAAAAAGGCCTCGGGACGATCCATGCGATTGGATGCGCCCTGGAAACGGTGGCCGGCAGACGACTGGATCCCGGTGCTCTCAGCAGGTTGCTTCTGCCGGCGGTTCTGCAGTTCAACGCAGATGCCGCACAGGAAAAATACATCACGCTGAGGCAGGTTCTCAAATCGGGAGAAGATAGGTCGCCTGCACGCTGCGTTGCTGATTTTCTTTATACGCTGCCACTGCCGGAAAGCCTTGCCGAGATGGGCATCAACGAGGAAGAAATCAGGATTGCGGCCGATCTTGCCGCATCGGACCTGGCAGCGGTTCAAAGCCCGAGAGCGCTCAGCAGCCCGAGCCTGTTTTCGATCATGAAGTCGGCTCTATCGAATGAAATTCAGGTGAATTGA
- a CDS encoding ABC transporter substrate-binding protein, with amino-acid sequence MKKQLLAAVSAAAFLTTGAAYAADPLKVGVLATLEGTYTVLGEDGVRGLRTALAVRGEQAGGRDLELIIQSTDASPDSAVRGARKLVEQDKVDIVIGPLSGSEGIAIRDYSKTQPQVTFLNGISGAQETTYVTPSDNFFRFNTDGAQWSAGLGDYVFNDKGWETVATIGEDYSFIYTQVFGFALEYCQAGGEITDRFWVPLGTKDFGSIIASLPDDVDAIYLGLGGGDAVNFLNQYQQAGGDANLIGGSIMVDGTVLNSKGDAKKALIGTPSSGPQADTWDDEGWQAYVKAYQDAFPPDKRFPSPSLLATGYYNATTAAMTCLDEVGGDLSDGHAAFRACLSNLELDAPNGKIKLDGNRQAIGANFVSEVTELDDGSLVTKLVKIKDNVPQTLGIDPEVFAKIGLPSRDVPECKTSY; translated from the coding sequence ATGAAGAAGCAACTCCTGGCCGCGGTATCAGCGGCTGCATTTCTAACGACAGGTGCCGCCTATGCGGCAGACCCCTTGAAAGTCGGCGTTCTGGCCACCTTGGAAGGAACCTATACGGTTCTCGGAGAAGATGGTGTGCGCGGCCTCAGAACGGCGCTGGCCGTCCGAGGCGAGCAGGCAGGTGGTCGAGATCTAGAACTCATCATCCAGTCGACCGATGCGTCACCGGACAGTGCCGTACGCGGAGCTCGCAAACTGGTCGAGCAGGACAAGGTGGACATTGTCATAGGTCCGCTTTCTGGATCTGAGGGGATCGCGATCCGCGACTACTCGAAGACGCAACCACAGGTGACTTTCCTGAACGGGATTTCCGGAGCACAGGAAACGACTTATGTCACCCCGTCCGACAACTTCTTCCGTTTCAACACAGACGGCGCGCAATGGTCGGCCGGCCTCGGCGACTATGTGTTCAATGACAAGGGATGGGAAACGGTCGCCACGATCGGTGAAGACTATTCCTTCATCTACACACAGGTCTTCGGATTTGCACTTGAATACTGTCAGGCCGGTGGCGAAATCACCGATCGCTTCTGGGTGCCGCTTGGAACCAAGGACTTCGGATCGATCATTGCCTCGCTTCCCGATGATGTGGATGCAATCTATCTCGGTCTGGGTGGGGGCGATGCCGTCAACTTCCTGAACCAGTATCAGCAGGCTGGCGGCGACGCCAATCTGATCGGCGGATCCATCATGGTGGACGGCACAGTGCTGAACTCCAAGGGTGACGCCAAAAAGGCTCTGATCGGAACGCCGTCTTCAGGACCTCAGGCAGACACCTGGGACGATGAAGGCTGGCAGGCTTATGTGAAAGCCTATCAGGATGCGTTCCCGCCCGACAAACGCTTCCCGAGCCCGTCTCTGCTGGCAACCGGCTATTACAACGCCACGACAGCGGCCATGACTTGCCTTGATGAGGTTGGTGGTGATCTGTCCGATGGGCATGCCGCGTTCCGTGCCTGCCTGAGCAATCTTGAACTGGATGCTCCGAACGGCAAGATCAAGCTTGATGGAAACCGTCAGGCCATCGGTGCCAATTTCGTGTCGGAAGTAACCGAACTCGATGATGGATCACTGGTCACGAAACTGGTGAAAATCAAGGACAATGTCCCTCAGACACTCGGCATCGATCCCGAGGTCTTTGCAAAGATCGGCCTCCCGAGCCGCGACGTGCCTGAGTGTAAGACTTCTTACTGA